One Pseudomonas sp. FP1742 genomic window carries:
- the qhpC gene encoding quinohemoprotein amine dehydrogenase subunit gamma — protein MKHLKAINNKALKLDQAADENRIEEVVAMSSVAGCASTTDPGWEIDAFGGVSSLCQPMEADLYGCSDPCWWPAQVPDMMSTYPDWNKDAQASNENWRNLGTVFPKDK, from the coding sequence ATGAAACATCTCAAGGCAATCAATAACAAAGCGTTGAAGCTGGATCAGGCCGCGGATGAAAACCGCATCGAAGAAGTGGTGGCGATGAGTTCCGTTGCCGGCTGCGCTTCGACCACCGACCCGGGTTGGGAGATCGACGCCTTTGGTGGTGTGTCTTCGCTGTGCCAGCCGATGGAAGCTGACCTGTATGGCTGCTCCGACCCGTGCTGGTGGCCGGCCCAGGTGCCGGACATGATGAGCACCTACCCGGACTGGAACAAGGATGCCCAGGCGTCCAACGAAAACTGGCGCAACCTCGGCACTGTCTTTCCAAAAGACAAATGA
- the peaD gene encoding quinohemoprotein amine dehydrogenase subunit beta codes for MLRIKACGLAAFAVLNVCSLAVLADENTALQEGHEYMLTTNYPNNLHVIDLATDTLFKTCKMPDAFGPGTVQLSLDRKTAYVLNNHYADVYGVELDSCKQVFHASITQKPGEKARSMFAFTLSHDGKELFTIANPTLMLNDRYEVQQPRLDVYATDAGMDAKPVRSFPAPRQLTIMQSGDDGTLYVAGADVYKVNVDTGKFDVLIPSRHWKRPNYAAPDVLYVWNQQTYRHNFSLLYTTAKFKDKKQDPLTAEYLYGLFSIDLKTGKTETTDFGPLTEIYFSGMRSPKDPNLMFGVLNRLAKYDIKQKKMLQAATLDHSYYCISFNKDGSKIYLAGTFNDVAIFDADSLKQIGSVKLPGGDMAITTAQVFVR; via the coding sequence ATGCTGCGTATTAAAGCTTGCGGCCTCGCCGCGTTTGCCGTCCTGAACGTCTGCTCGCTCGCCGTTCTGGCCGATGAAAACACCGCTTTGCAAGAGGGTCACGAGTACATGTTGACCACCAATTACCCGAACAATCTGCACGTCATCGACCTGGCGACGGACACGTTGTTCAAGACCTGCAAAATGCCGGACGCCTTCGGCCCTGGCACTGTGCAGCTGTCGCTGGATCGCAAGACCGCTTACGTATTGAACAACCACTATGCGGATGTCTACGGCGTCGAGCTGGACAGCTGCAAGCAGGTATTCCACGCCAGCATCACCCAGAAACCGGGGGAGAAAGCACGCTCGATGTTTGCCTTTACCCTCAGCCACGACGGCAAGGAACTGTTCACCATCGCCAACCCGACGCTGATGCTCAACGATCGCTACGAAGTGCAGCAGCCGCGTCTCGATGTGTACGCGACCGACGCCGGCATGGACGCCAAACCCGTGCGCAGTTTCCCGGCGCCACGGCAGTTGACCATCATGCAGAGCGGTGACGACGGCACGTTGTATGTGGCAGGCGCGGATGTTTACAAGGTTAATGTGGACACCGGCAAGTTCGACGTGCTGATCCCCAGCCGTCACTGGAAACGCCCGAACTACGCCGCGCCGGACGTGCTCTATGTGTGGAACCAGCAGACCTATCGACATAACTTCTCGCTGCTCTATACCACCGCGAAATTCAAGGACAAGAAGCAGGATCCATTGACCGCCGAGTACCTCTACGGGCTGTTCAGCATCGACCTGAAAACCGGCAAGACTGAAACCACCGACTTCGGCCCGCTGACGGAAATCTACTTCAGCGGCATGCGCTCGCCCAAGGACCCGAACCTGATGTTCGGCGTGCTCAATCGCTTGGCCAAGTACGACATCAAGCAGAAGAAAATGCTGCAGGCGGCGACGCTTGATCACTCCTACTACTGCATTTCCTTCAACAAGGATGGCAGCAAGATCTACCTGGCCGGGACGTTCAACGATGTGGCGATTTTCGATGCCGACAGCCTGAAGCAGATCGGCAGCGTCAAATTGCCGGGTGGGGATATGGCGATTACCACGGCGCAGGTGTTTGTTCGGTAA
- a CDS encoding lysozyme inhibitor LprI family protein, protein MPPRLLLALTPLLFTPLAHAVDCDNATDQTTMNQCAAQQNKAADKELNALYQQITTRLKDSPDTKKLLVGAQRSWIAFRDAECKFSASGVEGGSVYPLIYSNCITALTKARVEAFKTYLKCKEGDLSCPVPEA, encoded by the coding sequence ATGCCCCCACGTTTGCTCCTTGCACTGACGCCGCTGCTGTTCACTCCCCTTGCGCATGCCGTCGACTGCGACAACGCCACCGACCAGACGACGATGAATCAGTGTGCGGCGCAGCAGAACAAGGCGGCCGACAAGGAGCTGAATGCGCTTTACCAGCAGATCACCACACGATTGAAGGACAGCCCCGACACCAAGAAACTGCTGGTCGGTGCCCAGCGCTCATGGATTGCGTTTCGCGATGCCGAGTGCAAGTTCTCGGCGTCCGGGGTGGAGGGCGGCAGCGTGTATCCGCTGATCTACAGCAACTGCATCACGGCGCTGACCAAGGCGCGGGTCGAAGCGTTCAAGACTTACTTGAAGTGTAAGGAAGGGGATTTGAGCTGTCCGGTGCCTGAGGCTTGA
- a CDS encoding SRPBCC family protein — translation MNPASDRIERKILLKTPRSQVWRVLANAEAFGQWFGVALEGKRFVAGEWTQGQITYPGYEHLLWNVLVERVEPERVFSFRWHPYAVEPEVDYSQEPTTLVKFELQDMDDGTLLTVVESGFDHIPQSRRLKAFRMDSRGWDEQMNNIEQFLAEITKPHERQGG, via the coding sequence ATGAACCCAGCATCAGATCGCATCGAAAGGAAGATCCTGCTCAAGACCCCGCGCTCGCAGGTCTGGCGCGTGCTGGCCAATGCCGAGGCCTTCGGGCAATGGTTCGGCGTGGCACTCGAAGGTAAACGCTTTGTTGCCGGCGAGTGGACACAGGGGCAGATCACGTACCCTGGTTATGAGCACTTGTTGTGGAATGTACTGGTGGAGCGGGTCGAGCCGGAGCGGGTGTTTTCGTTTCGCTGGCACCCGTATGCGGTGGAACCGGAAGTCGATTACTCCCAGGAGCCCACCACGCTGGTGAAGTTCGAACTCCAGGATATGGACGATGGCACGCTGTTGACGGTCGTCGAGTCCGGTTTCGATCACATTCCCCAGTCGCGCAGGCTCAAGGCGTTCCGCATGGATAGTCGTGGCTGGGATGAGCAGATGAACAACATCGAACAGTTTCTGGCAGAAATCACCAAGCCCCACGAGCGTCAGGGAGGCTAA
- the inhA gene encoding isonitrile hydratase, translated as MTLQIGFLLFPQVQQLDLTGPYDVLASLPDVKVHLIWKDLVPVTASTGLVLKPTITFDDCPPLDVICIPGGGGVGPLMEDEQTLAFIKTQAATARYVTSVCTGALVLGAAGLLKGKRATTHWAYHELLGLLGATPVKDRVVRDGNLLTGGGITAGIDFALTLAAELFDKDTAQLVQLQLEYAPAPPFASGNPETAPVSVLQEARKRAADSLKLRSEITERAAAKLGLQ; from the coding sequence ATGACGTTGCAGATCGGTTTTCTGTTGTTTCCACAGGTTCAACAACTGGACCTGACCGGGCCTTATGACGTGTTGGCCTCGCTGCCGGATGTGAAGGTGCATCTGATCTGGAAGGATCTGGTGCCGGTCACCGCGAGTACCGGGCTGGTGTTGAAACCGACCATCACCTTCGACGATTGTCCGCCGCTGGATGTGATCTGCATTCCCGGTGGCGGCGGGGTCGGGCCGTTGATGGAGGATGAGCAAACCCTGGCCTTCATCAAGACTCAGGCCGCCACGGCGCGGTATGTCACCTCGGTCTGCACCGGCGCCTTGGTGCTTGGCGCGGCGGGGTTGCTCAAGGGCAAGCGCGCCACCACTCATTGGGCGTATCACGAATTGCTCGGGCTGTTGGGGGCGACCCCGGTGAAGGATCGGGTGGTGCGCGACGGCAATCTTCTGACCGGTGGCGGGATTACCGCGGGTATCGATTTTGCCCTGACCCTGGCCGCTGAATTGTTCGATAAGGACACCGCGCAACTGGTGCAGCTGCAACTGGAATACGCCCCGGCACCACCGTTTGCTTCAGGGAACCCCGAGACAGCTCCGGTCAGCGTGCTCCAGGAAGCCCGTAAACGCGCTGCCGACTCGTTGAAATTACGCTCGGAAATCACCGAGCGTGCAGCGGCGAAACTCGGCCTCCAGTGA
- a CDS encoding GlxA family transcriptional regulator has protein sequence MPNNPKTIHVLAFANAQLLDVTGPLQVFASANDIARQQGLPPPYAPSVIASGGGAVMSSAGLALLAEPLPDGGSDTLIIAGGWGVYAAAQDESLVAWVREHAIGCRRVASVCTGAFLLAASGWLDGRRVVTHWTRCEQLAHQHPKLQVEPNPIFINDGPVWTSAGVTAGIDLALAMVEQDLGRTMALDVARQLVVFLKRPGGQSQFSVTLSLQKEGNRFDELHAWISENLTKDLGIPTLALQAGMSERSFVRHYRADTGQTPARAIELIRVETARRLLSDTGVPIKRVAVQCGFGSEETLRRSFLRAMGVTPQAYRERFSVSPSADPVMP, from the coding sequence ATGCCGAACAACCCGAAAACCATCCATGTGCTGGCCTTTGCCAACGCGCAACTGCTCGACGTCACTGGCCCCTTGCAGGTGTTCGCCTCGGCCAATGACATTGCCCGCCAGCAAGGTTTGCCGCCACCCTATGCGCCGTCGGTGATTGCCAGCGGTGGCGGGGCGGTGATGTCGTCGGCGGGGTTGGCGCTGTTGGCGGAGCCGCTGCCGGATGGGGGCAGCGACACCTTGATCATTGCCGGTGGCTGGGGTGTTTACGCAGCGGCACAGGACGAGTCGCTGGTGGCTTGGGTACGTGAGCATGCGATCGGGTGCCGGCGGGTGGCGTCGGTATGCACCGGGGCGTTTTTACTGGCGGCCAGCGGTTGGCTCGACGGTCGACGGGTGGTGACACACTGGACCCGCTGCGAGCAATTGGCACACCAGCATCCCAAACTGCAGGTCGAACCCAACCCGATCTTCATCAATGACGGCCCGGTCTGGACCTCGGCCGGGGTCACCGCGGGCATCGACCTGGCCCTGGCCATGGTCGAACAAGACCTCGGCCGGACCATGGCCCTGGATGTCGCCCGGCAATTGGTGGTGTTTCTCAAGCGTCCGGGGGGGCAGTCGCAGTTCAGCGTGACCTTGTCTTTGCAAAAGGAAGGCAACCGATTCGACGAGCTTCACGCCTGGATCAGCGAAAACCTCACTAAAGACCTTGGCATCCCGACCTTGGCCTTGCAGGCCGGCATGAGCGAACGCAGCTTCGTCCGTCACTACCGCGCCGACACCGGCCAGACCCCGGCCCGAGCCATCGAACTGATTCGGGTCGAGACCGCGCGACGGCTGCTCAGCGACACCGGCGTACCGATCAAACGGGTCGCGGTGCAATGCGGGTTTGGCAGCGAAGAGACCCTGCGCCGCAGTTTTCTGCGGGCCATGGGCGTGACACCGCAAGCCTATCGCGAGCGGTTTTCCGTCAGCCCTTCAGCAGATCCAGTAATGCCTTGA